One stretch of Enterobacter sp. RHBSTW-00994 DNA includes these proteins:
- the secD gene encoding protein translocase subunit SecD, translated as MLNRYPLWKYIMLVVVILVGLLYALPNLYGEDPAVQITGARGVAASEQTLIQVQKTLQEEKITAKSVALEEGAILARFDTTDTQLRAREALMGVLGDKYVVALNLAPATPRWLAALNAEPMKLGLDLRGGVHFLMEVDMDTALGKLQEQNIDGLRSDLREKGIAYTTVRKEDNYGMSITFRDSAARDQAVTYLSQRHRDLVITSQGSNQLRAVMTDARLSEAREYAVQQNINILRNRVNQLGVAEPLVQRQGADRIVVELPGIQDTARAKEILGATATLEFRLVNSNVDQSAAASGRIPGDSEVKQTREGQPVVLYKRVILTGDHITDSTSSQDEYNQPQVNISLDSAGGNIMSNFTKDNIGKPMATLFVEYKDSGKKDANGRAVLVKEEEVINIANIQSRLGNSFRITGISNPNEARQLSLLLRAGALIAPIQIVEERTIGPTLGMQNIKQGLEACLAGLVVSILFMIFFYKKFGLIATSALVANLVLIIGIMSLLPGATLTMPGIAGIVLTLAVAVDANVLINERIKEELSNGRSVQQAIEEGYKGAFSSIFDANVTTLIKVLILYAVGTGAIKGFAITTGIGVATSMFTAIVGTRAIVNLLYGGKRVKKLSI; from the coding sequence GTGTTAAACCGTTATCCTTTGTGGAAGTACATCATGCTGGTCGTCGTGATTCTCGTCGGCCTGCTGTACGCGCTTCCCAACCTGTATGGTGAGGATCCGGCCGTTCAAATCACTGGCGCGCGCGGTGTCGCCGCCAGTGAGCAAACGCTGATCCAGGTCCAGAAAACGTTACAAGAAGAAAAAATTACCGCTAAGTCTGTGGCACTGGAAGAGGGCGCAATTCTTGCTCGCTTCGACACCACCGACACGCAACTCCGCGCGCGTGAAGCGCTGATGGGCGTGCTGGGTGATAAGTATGTCGTGGCGCTGAACCTTGCTCCTGCAACCCCGCGTTGGCTGGCTGCACTGAATGCAGAGCCAATGAAACTTGGTCTTGACCTGCGTGGTGGTGTTCACTTCCTGATGGAAGTGGATATGGATACTGCTCTGGGCAAACTGCAGGAACAGAATATCGACGGCCTGCGTAGCGATCTGCGTGAAAAAGGCATCGCATACACTACCGTGCGTAAAGAAGATAACTACGGCATGAGCATCACGTTCCGCGACAGCGCGGCACGCGATCAGGCTGTTACTTACCTGTCTCAACGCCATCGTGATCTGGTTATCACTTCTCAGGGCAGTAATCAGCTGCGCGCGGTGATGACGGATGCGCGTCTGAGCGAAGCGCGTGAATATGCGGTTCAACAGAACATCAATATTCTGCGTAACCGTGTAAACCAACTGGGTGTGGCTGAGCCGCTGGTACAGCGTCAGGGTGCTGACCGTATCGTGGTTGAGCTGCCTGGTATCCAGGACACTGCGCGTGCGAAAGAGATTCTCGGTGCGACTGCAACGCTGGAATTCCGTCTGGTAAACAGCAATGTTGATCAGTCTGCTGCTGCCTCTGGCCGTATTCCAGGTGACTCTGAAGTGAAACAGACGCGTGAAGGCCAGCCTGTTGTGCTGTACAAACGCGTGATCCTGACCGGTGACCACATCACCGATTCCACTTCAAGCCAGGATGAGTACAACCAGCCGCAGGTTAACATTTCGCTGGATAGTGCGGGTGGTAACATCATGTCTAACTTCACCAAGGACAATATCGGTAAACCGATGGCGACCCTGTTTGTGGAGTACAAAGACAGCGGTAAGAAAGATGCCAATGGCCGCGCGGTTCTGGTGAAGGAAGAAGAGGTGATTAACATCGCCAACATCCAGTCTCGTCTGGGTAACAGCTTCCGTATCACGGGGATCAGCAACCCGAATGAAGCGCGTCAGCTTTCGCTGCTTCTGCGTGCTGGTGCATTGATTGCACCAATTCAGATTGTTGAAGAACGTACGATTGGTCCAACCCTGGGTATGCAGAACATCAAGCAGGGTCTGGAAGCCTGTCTGGCCGGTCTGGTAGTGTCTATCCTCTTCATGATCTTCTTCTACAAGAAGTTCGGTCTGATTGCGACCTCTGCGCTGGTGGCGAACCTGGTCCTGATTATCGGCATTATGTCCCTGCTGCCAGGGGCGACTCTGACTATGCCGGGTATTGCGGGTATCGTGCTAACCCTTGCGGTGGCAGTCGACGCCAACGTACTGATAAACGAGCGTATCAAAGAAGAACTGAGTAACGGTCGTTCTGTGCAGCAGGCGATCGAAGAAGGCTACAAAGGCGCGTTCAGCTCAATCTTTGATGCGAACGTAACAACACTGATTAAGGTTCTTATCCTGTATGCAGTGGGTACTGGCGCGATCAAAGGCTTTGCGATTACAACCGGTATCGGTGTCGCGACGTCGATGTTTACCGCTATTGTCGGCACCCGTGCCATCGTGAACCTGCTGTACGGCGGCAAGCGCGTTAAAAAGCTGTCTATCTGA
- the secF gene encoding protein translocase subunit SecF, whose product MAQEYTVEQLNHGRKVWDFMRWDYWAFGISGFLLILSIVIMGVKGFNWGLDFTGGTVIEITLEKPVDMDQMRLSLQKAGFEEPLLQNFGSSRDIMVRMPPVHDANGSQELGSKVVNVINETTSQHALVKRIEFVGPSVGADLAQTGAMALMAALISILVYVGFRFEWRLAAGVVIALAHDVVITMGVLSLFHIEIDLTIVASLMSVIGYSLNDSIVVSDRIRENFRKIRRGTPYEIFNVSLTQTLHRTLITSGTTLMVILMLYLFGGPVLEGFSLTMLIGVSIGTASSIYVASALALKLGMKREHLLQQKVEKEGADQPSILP is encoded by the coding sequence GTGGCACAGGAATATACTGTTGAACAATTAAACCACGGCCGTAAAGTCTGGGACTTTATGCGCTGGGACTACTGGGCCTTCGGCATTTCAGGTTTTCTGCTGATTTTGTCCATCGTCATTATGGGTGTGAAAGGTTTTAACTGGGGTCTCGATTTCACCGGCGGTACGGTGATTGAGATTACGCTGGAAAAACCGGTCGATATGGACCAGATGCGTCTGTCGCTGCAGAAAGCGGGCTTTGAAGAGCCGCTGTTGCAGAACTTCGGCAGCAGCCGTGACATCATGGTGCGTATGCCTCCCGTCCACGATGCCAATGGCAGCCAGGAGTTGGGGAGCAAGGTCGTTAACGTGATTAACGAAACGACCAGCCAACATGCACTGGTTAAGCGAATTGAGTTTGTGGGGCCAAGCGTCGGTGCAGATCTTGCGCAGACGGGGGCGATGGCGCTGATGGCTGCGCTGATCTCCATCCTGGTTTACGTCGGTTTCCGCTTCGAGTGGCGACTGGCGGCAGGTGTTGTCATTGCACTGGCGCACGACGTGGTGATCACCATGGGCGTACTGTCACTGTTCCATATTGAGATTGACCTGACCATTGTGGCATCGCTGATGTCGGTTATCGGTTACTCACTGAACGACAGTATCGTGGTATCGGACCGTATTCGTGAAAACTTCCGTAAGATCCGTCGCGGTACGCCGTACGAAATCTTTAACGTATCGTTAACCCAAACGCTGCACCGTACATTGATCACGTCCGGTACGACCTTAATGGTTATCCTGATGCTGTATCTCTTCGGCGGCCCGGTTCTGGAAGGCTTCTCGCTGACCATGTTGATTGGTGTGTCTATCGGTACGGCGTCGTCTATTTACGTCGCGTCGGCACTGGCACTGAAACTCGGCATGAAGCGCGAACACTTGCTCCAGCAGAAAGTCGAAAAAGAAGGGGCGGATCAGCCGTCTATTCTGCCATAA
- a CDS encoding VOC family protein: MKNVINWFEIPVTDMDRAIKFYEPVMQVSLRREKMDCAELAVFPHEDPATGGALAKFDGITPSHQGAIIYLHTDNLAATLDRVVSAGGKCVFGPLELPQGIGTIALFTDSEDNRLGLHQPA; the protein is encoded by the coding sequence ATGAAAAACGTCATTAACTGGTTTGAAATTCCGGTCACAGATATGGATCGCGCCATTAAATTTTACGAACCAGTGATGCAGGTATCGCTACGTCGCGAGAAAATGGATTGTGCCGAGCTGGCGGTTTTCCCGCATGAAGACCCGGCCACGGGTGGTGCGCTGGCAAAATTTGATGGTATTACACCGTCGCATCAGGGCGCTATTATTTACCTGCATACGGACAACCTGGCGGCTACGCTCGATCGTGTCGTATCCGCGGGTGGCAAGTGTGTCTTTGGCCCGCTGGAACTGCCGCAGGGGATTGGCACTATCGCGCTGTTTACCGATAGCGAAGATAATCGTCTTGGCCTTCATCAACCTGCCTGA
- a CDS encoding YafY family protein, whose protein sequence is MTRRADRLFQIVQILRGRRLTTAAHLADRLNVSERTVYRDIRDLSLSGVPVEGEAGSGYRLMSGFDLPPLMLTNRESEALIVAIRLLKTWGGESLSRELESAQEKVLAILPEESRRKAEQTRLFAPDMGTQLHSKSNFDVIHQAIASQQVLALHYRDESGQLSWRDVQPLGMFFWGEHWLLVAWCERRDDYRCFRLDRCLNIAVTDRRFSESTERSLADFLRKVKQ, encoded by the coding sequence ATGACCCGACGCGCTGACCGATTGTTTCAGATTGTGCAGATCCTGAGAGGCAGGAGACTGACAACGGCAGCGCATCTGGCGGACAGACTGAATGTGTCCGAACGTACTGTCTACCGTGATATCCGGGATTTATCGCTCTCGGGTGTGCCTGTTGAAGGGGAAGCCGGGAGTGGTTATCGGCTGATGTCGGGTTTTGATTTACCTCCTCTGATGCTGACAAACCGGGAGTCAGAGGCGTTGATTGTGGCGATCCGCCTGCTCAAAACCTGGGGCGGGGAATCTCTGTCACGCGAGCTTGAATCGGCTCAGGAAAAAGTGCTGGCGATCCTGCCGGAGGAGAGTCGCCGTAAGGCGGAGCAGACACGGCTGTTTGCTCCGGATATGGGGACTCAATTGCATTCAAAAAGCAACTTTGATGTGATCCATCAGGCCATTGCTTCCCAGCAAGTTTTGGCGCTGCATTATCGGGACGAGAGTGGTCAGCTGTCGTGGCGTGATGTTCAGCCCCTGGGCATGTTTTTCTGGGGAGAGCACTGGTTGCTGGTTGCATGGTGTGAACGTCGTGACGATTACCGTTGCTTCCGACTCGACCGGTGTTTGAATATCGCGGTGACGGACAGGCGATTTAGCGAGAGTACAGAGCGGTCTCTGGCTGATTTTCTGCGAAAAGTTAAGCAATAA
- a CDS encoding nucleoside-specific channel-forming protein Tsx: protein MKKTLLAAGAVLALSSSFTVNAAEKDQPQYLSDWWHQSVNVVGSYHTRFGPLLRNDTYLEYEAFAKKDWFDFYGYMDAPVFFGGNTDAKGIWNHGSPLFMEIEPRFSIDKLTGADLSFGPFKEWYIANNYIYDMGRNASGRQSTWYMGLGTDIDTGLPMSLSMNVYAKYQWQNYGAANENEWDGYRFKVKYFVPITQLWGGNLSYIGFTNFDWGSDLGNEDFRDLNGKKARTNNSIASSHILALNYDHWHYSVVARYWHNGGQWNDDASLNFGNGDFSVKSTGWGGYLVVGYNF, encoded by the coding sequence ATGAAAAAAACATTACTTGCAGCCGGAGCAGTACTCGCACTTTCCTCCTCTTTCACTGTTAACGCAGCGGAAAAGGATCAACCTCAGTATCTGTCAGACTGGTGGCATCAGAGCGTCAACGTGGTAGGTAGCTACCACACCCGTTTTGGACCACTGCTGCGCAACGATACCTATCTGGAATATGAAGCCTTCGCCAAGAAAGACTGGTTTGATTTCTACGGCTATATGGATGCCCCAGTGTTCTTTGGTGGTAATACCGATGCAAAAGGTATTTGGAACCACGGTTCTCCGCTGTTTATGGAAATCGAACCGCGCTTCTCTATCGACAAACTGACCGGTGCTGACCTGAGCTTCGGTCCGTTCAAAGAGTGGTATATCGCAAACAACTACATCTACGACATGGGCCGCAACGCATCTGGTCGTCAGAGCACCTGGTACATGGGTCTGGGTACTGACATCGACACCGGTCTGCCAATGAGCCTGTCCATGAACGTGTATGCAAAATACCAATGGCAGAACTACGGCGCAGCGAACGAAAATGAGTGGGATGGCTACCGTTTCAAAGTGAAATACTTCGTGCCAATCACCCAACTGTGGGGCGGTAACCTGAGCTACATCGGTTTCACCAACTTTGACTGGGGTTCCGATCTGGGTAACGAAGACTTCCGTGACCTGAACGGCAAGAAAGCGCGTACGAATAACTCAATTGCGTCCAGCCACATTCTGGCACTGAACTACGATCACTGGCACTATTCTGTCGTTGCACGTTACTGGCACAACGGTGGCCAGTGGAACGATGATGCAAGCCTGAACTTCGGCAACGGCGATTTCAGCGTGAAATCTACCGGCTGGGGTGGTTACCTGGTTGTCGGTTACAACTTCTAA
- a CDS encoding DUF3251 domain-containing protein: MTRRYLRILLVGSLFTLSACAQQTEVRQMKQSVNTLNAAMDKLNKETVKITQQNALNAKSSSGVYLLPGSNTPARLNSQIGTLRMSLINVAANADGTRVTLRIQGESNDPLPAFSGTVEWGQIQGTTDSYQEVNVKSQLINAPASVLAPSDVDIPLQLTGITPEQLGFVRIHDIQPVTQ; encoded by the coding sequence ATGACAAGACGTTACCTAAGAATTCTCCTGGTGGGAAGTCTCTTCACCCTGAGTGCCTGTGCTCAGCAAACCGAAGTTCGTCAGATGAAACAAAGCGTCAATACGCTCAATGCCGCAATGGACAAGCTGAACAAGGAAACGGTCAAGATCACCCAGCAAAATGCACTGAATGCAAAATCAAGCAGTGGTGTGTACCTGCTGCCTGGCTCAAACACACCTGCTCGTCTGAACAGTCAGATCGGAACATTGCGTATGTCGCTCATCAACGTTGCAGCCAACGCCGATGGTACACGGGTAACATTGCGCATTCAGGGTGAATCCAACGATCCATTACCCGCCTTCAGCGGTACGGTCGAATGGGGCCAGATTCAGGGCACGACGGACAGCTACCAGGAAGTGAATGTTAAAAGCCAGTTGATCAATGCACCAGCAAGCGTGTTAGCGCCGAGCGATGTCGATATTCCGTTGCAGTTGACGGGCATTACACCCGAACAGTTAGGTTTTGTCCGCATCCACGATATTCAGCCCGTCACACAGTAA
- the nrdR gene encoding transcriptional regulator NrdR — translation MHCPFCSAVDTKVIDSRLVGEGSSVRRRRQCLVCNERFTTFEVAELVMPRVVKSNDVREPFNEEKLRRGMLKALEKRPVSADDVEMALNHIKSHLRGTGEREVPSKMIGNLVMEQLKKLDKVAYIRFASVYRSFEDIKEFGEEIARLQD, via the coding sequence ATGCATTGCCCATTCTGCTCCGCTGTGGATACCAAAGTAATCGACTCTCGTCTTGTGGGTGAGGGGTCATCCGTACGTCGCCGTCGGCAGTGTCTGGTGTGCAACGAACGTTTCACCACCTTTGAGGTGGCGGAACTGGTGATGCCACGTGTCGTCAAAAGTAACGATGTACGTGAGCCCTTCAACGAAGAAAAACTGCGCCGCGGGATGCTAAAAGCACTGGAAAAACGGCCAGTCAGCGCAGATGACGTTGAAATGGCGCTGAATCACATTAAATCGCACCTGCGGGGAACCGGCGAACGCGAAGTGCCCAGTAAAATGATTGGCAATCTGGTGATGGAACAGCTGAAAAAGCTCGATAAAGTTGCCTATATCCGCTTCGCTTCTGTGTACCGCAGTTTCGAAGATATCAAAGAGTTTGGCGAAGAGATCGCCCGCTTACAGGATTAA
- the ribD gene encoding bifunctional diaminohydroxyphosphoribosylaminopyrimidine deaminase/5-amino-6-(5-phosphoribosylamino)uracil reductase RibD gives MQDEIYMARALKLAQRGRFTTHPNPNVGCVIVKDGEIVGEGFHYRAGEPHAEVHALRMAGEKARGATAYVTLEPCSHHGRTPPCCDALIAAGVSRVVAAMQDPNPQVAGRGLYRLQQQGIDVSHGLMMNDAEAINKGFLKRMRTGFPYIQLKLGASLDGRTAMASGESQWITSPQSRRDVQRLRAQSHAILTSSETVLADDPAMTVRWDELNADTQALYPQENLRQPLRIVIDSQNRVTPEHRIVQQPSETWFARTTEDDRSWPEGVRNIMVPEHNGHLDLVVLMMLLGKQQVNSIWVEAGPTLAGALLQAGLVDELIVYVAPTLLGSDARGLFVLPGLEKLADAPQLKFSEIRPVGPDVCLHLTTA, from the coding sequence ATGCAGGATGAGATTTACATGGCGCGAGCGCTCAAACTGGCGCAGCGCGGGCGTTTTACCACACACCCTAATCCGAATGTTGGCTGCGTGATTGTCAAAGACGGTGAAATTGTGGGGGAGGGTTTTCACTACCGCGCAGGTGAACCTCATGCTGAAGTGCATGCCTTGCGCATGGCTGGTGAAAAGGCGCGTGGCGCAACGGCTTACGTTACGCTTGAACCTTGCAGTCACCACGGCCGCACGCCACCCTGTTGCGACGCATTGATTGCAGCGGGCGTTTCACGAGTCGTCGCGGCAATGCAGGATCCTAATCCGCAAGTTGCAGGGCGCGGACTGTATCGTCTTCAACAACAGGGAATTGACGTTAGCCACGGCCTGATGATGAACGATGCGGAAGCCATCAATAAAGGTTTCCTGAAGCGTATGAGAACAGGTTTCCCTTATATCCAGTTGAAACTCGGTGCATCTCTGGATGGGCGCACGGCCATGGCGAGCGGTGAAAGCCAATGGATTACGTCTCCGCAGTCAAGGCGCGATGTGCAACGTCTGCGCGCGCAAAGCCATGCTATTCTCACCAGCAGTGAAACAGTTCTGGCGGATGATCCGGCGATGACCGTGCGTTGGGATGAGCTGAATGCCGATACCCAGGCGCTCTATCCGCAGGAAAACCTGCGTCAGCCACTGCGTATTGTGATTGATAGCCAGAACCGTGTGACACCTGAGCACCGTATTGTGCAACAACCCAGCGAAACCTGGTTTGCCCGTACAACGGAGGACGACCGTTCGTGGCCGGAAGGTGTGCGCAACATCATGGTTCCTGAACACAATGGTCATCTCGATTTGGTCGTGCTGATGATGCTGCTTGGCAAACAACAGGTGAACAGCATCTGGGTGGAAGCCGGTCCTACGCTGGCGGGAGCGCTGCTCCAGGCCGGGCTGGTGGATGAACTGATTGTCTACGTTGCGCCTACACTGTTAGGTAGCGATGCGCGTGGCCTGTTTGTACTGCCAGGGCTTGAAAAACTGGCCGATGCCCCACAACTCAAATTTAGCGAGATACGCCCGGTTGGCCCGGATGTCTGCCTCCATTTAACGACAGCGTAA
- the ribE gene encoding 6,7-dimethyl-8-ribityllumazine synthase, producing the protein MNIIEAAVATPDARVAITIARFNNFINDSLLEGAIDALKRIGQVKDDNITVVWVPGAYELPLAAGALAKTGKYDAVIALGTVIRGGTAHFEYVAGGASNGLAHVAQDAEIPVAFGVLTTESIEQAIERAGTKAGNKGAEAALTALEMINVLKAIKA; encoded by the coding sequence ATGAACATTATTGAAGCTGCTGTAGCTACCCCGGACGCTCGCGTCGCCATCACCATTGCGCGTTTCAACAACTTCATCAACGACAGCCTGCTGGAAGGTGCGATTGACGCTCTGAAACGTATCGGCCAGGTAAAAGATGACAACATTACCGTTGTATGGGTTCCCGGTGCATACGAACTGCCTCTGGCAGCCGGTGCGCTGGCGAAAACCGGCAAATACGACGCGGTGATTGCACTGGGTACTGTTATTCGTGGCGGCACTGCGCACTTCGAATACGTTGCGGGCGGTGCAAGCAATGGTCTGGCGCATGTTGCACAGGATGCTGAAATTCCTGTCGCGTTTGGCGTGCTGACCACTGAAAGTATTGAACAAGCTATCGAACGTGCTGGCACTAAAGCCGGTAACAAAGGTGCAGAAGCTGCACTGACTGCACTTGAAATGATCAATGTATTGAAAGCCATCAAGGCCTGA
- the nusB gene encoding transcription antitermination factor NusB, producing the protein MKPAARRRARECAVQALYSWQLSQNDIADVEYQFLSEQDVKDVDVLYFRELLSGVATNSAYLDGLMKPYLSRLLEELGQVEKAVLRIALFELSKRDDVPYKVAINEAIELAKTFGAEDSHKFVNGVLDKAAPAIRPHKK; encoded by the coding sequence GTGAAACCTGCTGCTCGTCGCCGCGCCCGTGAATGTGCCGTCCAGGCACTTTACTCCTGGCAGTTGTCCCAGAACGACATCGCTGATGTTGAATACCAGTTCCTGTCTGAACAAGACGTTAAAGACGTTGATGTTCTGTACTTCCGTGAACTGCTGTCGGGAGTGGCGACTAATAGCGCGTATCTCGATGGTCTGATGAAACCTTATCTGTCTCGCCTGCTCGAAGAGCTGGGTCAGGTAGAAAAAGCAGTGTTGCGCATTGCGCTGTTTGAACTGTCTAAACGTGATGATGTGCCATACAAAGTGGCGATCAACGAAGCTATCGAACTGGCAAAAACCTTCGGTGCTGAAGACAGCCACAAATTTGTTAACGGCGTGCTGGATAAAGCCGCACCTGCGATCCGTCCCCACAAAAAGTGA